In the genome of Photobacterium sp. TY1-4, one region contains:
- the hisC gene encoding histidinol-phosphate transaminase, producing the protein MAKLARKTVRNLTPYQSARRLGGSGDIWLNANESPFANEYKLQCDRLNRYSTCQPQELIQAYADYAKVSAEQVLTSRGADEGIELLIRTFCEPNTDSILYCPPTYGMYAISAETFDIATKAVPLTEDWQLDLPAIRDNLDRVKLVFVCSPNNPTGNLIDRRDIEALLDMTADKAIVVMDEAYIDFCPEASTVDLLERYPNLVILRTLSKAFALAGLRCGFTLASPEIIALMLKIIAPYPVPVPVSDIAVQALAPAGLAKTKFQVLDLNANRAYLQAGLSMLDGVTVFEGYGNYLLVKFPDGDSLFNALWEHGIILRRSPIENCIRISVGNRDECEKTLAFIRKQLSQR; encoded by the coding sequence ATTGCAAAACTTGCCCGTAAAACGGTCCGCAACCTGACCCCGTATCAATCTGCCCGCCGCCTCGGGGGGAGCGGGGATATCTGGCTCAACGCCAATGAATCGCCGTTTGCCAATGAATACAAGCTGCAATGCGATCGGCTCAACCGCTACAGCACCTGCCAACCACAGGAACTGATCCAGGCCTATGCCGATTATGCCAAGGTCTCGGCCGAGCAAGTCCTGACTTCCCGGGGTGCCGATGAAGGCATCGAGCTGCTGATCCGGACTTTCTGTGAGCCCAACACTGACAGCATCCTTTATTGTCCGCCCACGTACGGGATGTATGCCATCAGCGCTGAGACATTTGATATTGCAACCAAAGCGGTCCCGTTAACCGAAGATTGGCAGCTCGATCTGCCGGCCATCCGGGACAACCTGGACCGCGTCAAGCTGGTGTTCGTCTGTAGCCCCAACAACCCGACCGGCAACCTGATCGACCGCCGCGATATCGAAGCCCTGCTGGACATGACCGCCGACAAGGCCATTGTGGTGATGGATGAAGCCTACATCGATTTCTGCCCGGAAGCGTCCACCGTCGATCTGCTCGAGCGCTATCCGAACCTGGTGATCCTGCGCACCCTGTCCAAAGCGTTTGCTCTGGCCGGGCTGCGCTGCGGCTTCACGCTGGCCAGCCCGGAAATTATCGCACTGATGCTGAAGATCATCGCCCCTTACCCGGTGCCTGTTCCGGTCAGCGACATCGCGGTGCAAGCACTTGCTCCGGCCGGACTGGCAAAAACCAAATTCCAGGTCTTGGATCTGAACGCCAACCGCGCTTACCTCCAGGCCGGGCTCAGCATGCTGGACGGTGTGACCGTCTTTGAAGGCTACGGCAACTATCTGCTGGTGAAATTCCCGGACGGCGACAGCCTGTTTAACGCCCTGTGGGAGCACGGCATCATTCTGCGCCGCTCACCGATCGAAAACTGCATCCGCATCAGTGTCGGAAACCGGGATGAATGTGAGAAAACCCTGGCCTTTATTCGCAAGCAACTGAGCCAGCGCTAA
- the hisD gene encoding histidinol dehydrogenase, with product MKTVVWQSLSDAQRESLLQRPAIAAGADISATVTGVIDDVRQRGDEALLDLTEKFDRVRPANIRVGQDEIEAAAARLSDEMKQALQQAYRNIKTFHKAQKPAPLRVETQPGVVCEQITRAINSVGLYIPGGSAPLPSTVLMLGVPAQIAGCRKVVLCSPPPIADEILYVAQLCGIDEVYNVGGAQAVAAMAYGTESVTKVDKIFGPGNAYVTEAKRQVSNDFRGAAIDMPAGPSEVLVIADATADPDFIAADLLSQAEHGPDSQVVLVTPDPSLADRVADAIQQQLKALPRADIARQALGSSLLIIADTLTQCVSISNHYGPEHLIVQTRNPRELVSQLDNAGSIFLGSWSPESVGDYASGTNHVLPTYGYTRTYSSLGLADFSKRMTVQELSASGLQQLAPTVVTMAEAEGLDAHKRAVTIRIEKLQQAQPDDLSPAKEA from the coding sequence ATGAAAACTGTAGTCTGGCAATCCCTCAGCGACGCGCAACGCGAGTCACTCCTGCAGCGCCCGGCCATTGCCGCCGGCGCCGATATCTCAGCCACCGTCACCGGTGTCATCGACGATGTCCGTCAGCGCGGCGATGAAGCCCTGCTGGATCTGACTGAAAAATTCGACCGGGTACGCCCGGCGAACATTCGCGTCGGCCAGGATGAAATCGAAGCCGCCGCAGCACGCCTCAGCGATGAGATGAAGCAGGCACTGCAACAGGCATACCGGAATATCAAGACGTTTCACAAGGCACAAAAGCCAGCGCCACTCAGAGTGGAAACCCAACCCGGCGTGGTCTGCGAACAGATCACCCGTGCCATCAATTCGGTGGGCCTGTATATCCCGGGCGGCAGTGCGCCGCTACCGTCCACCGTACTGATGCTCGGCGTGCCGGCCCAGATCGCCGGGTGCCGCAAAGTGGTGCTGTGCTCGCCGCCCCCGATTGCCGATGAAATCCTTTATGTCGCCCAACTGTGCGGGATTGATGAAGTCTATAACGTCGGCGGCGCCCAGGCTGTCGCTGCCATGGCGTATGGAACAGAGAGCGTCACCAAGGTGGATAAGATCTTTGGCCCGGGCAACGCCTATGTCACCGAAGCCAAACGCCAGGTCAGCAACGATTTTCGCGGTGCGGCGATCGACATGCCGGCCGGGCCGTCCGAAGTGCTGGTCATCGCCGACGCCACCGCGGATCCCGATTTCATTGCCGCCGATCTCCTGAGCCAGGCCGAACACGGTCCCGACTCCCAGGTGGTGCTGGTCACGCCGGATCCGAGCCTGGCCGATCGGGTCGCCGATGCCATTCAGCAGCAACTGAAAGCGCTGCCCCGCGCCGACATCGCCCGCCAGGCGCTGGGCTCAAGCCTGCTGATCATTGCCGATACCCTCACCCAGTGCGTGTCAATTTCCAACCACTATGGTCCGGAACACCTGATTGTACAGACCCGTAACCCGCGTGAACTGGTATCTCAACTCGACAATGCCGGCTCCATCTTCCTCGGCAGCTGGTCACCGGAATCCGTGGGCGATTACGCCTCAGGAACCAACCACGTGTTGCCGACTTACGGGTATACTCGCACCTATTCCAGCCTCGGGCTGGCAGATTTCTCGAAGCGTATGACCGTCCAGGAATTATCGGCCAGCGGCTTGCAGCAGTTGGCCCCCACGGTCGTTACCATGGCTGAAGCCGAAGGCCTGGATGCCCACAAACGGGCCGTGACGATTCGGATTGAAAAATTACAACAAGCTCAGCCGGACGATTTGTCGCCGGCCAAGGAAGCCTAA
- the hisG gene encoding ATP phosphoribosyltransferase yields the protein MQTQRLRIAIQKKGRLSKECQDLLRRCGVKFNLIGERLVVHSENMPIDLLLVRDDDIPGLIMDGVVDLGVIGENELEEVGLERAALNEPCDYELLRRLDFGGCRLSIAIDKDAEYTGPQDLQGKRIATTYPQLVKRYMDEQGVKFSHCLLNGSVEVAPRAGLADAICDLVSTGATLEANGLKEVEVILRSKAVLIQRPGAFSAEKQALIERLLTRMQGVLQAKESKYIMLHAPTDCLEQIIALLPGAEDPTVLPLAADKQRVAVHLVSAENLFWETMEQLKALGASSILVLPIEKMME from the coding sequence ATGCAGACACAACGACTACGAATCGCAATTCAGAAAAAAGGACGCTTGAGCAAAGAGTGTCAGGACCTGCTGCGCCGCTGCGGTGTGAAGTTCAACCTGATTGGGGAGCGTCTGGTCGTTCACTCCGAGAACATGCCGATTGATCTGCTGCTGGTCCGTGATGACGATATTCCGGGCCTGATCATGGATGGCGTTGTTGATTTAGGCGTGATTGGCGAAAACGAACTCGAGGAAGTCGGCCTTGAGCGCGCCGCTCTGAATGAGCCGTGCGACTATGAACTGCTGCGTCGGCTGGATTTCGGCGGCTGCCGCCTGTCGATTGCGATCGACAAAGACGCCGAATACACCGGTCCGCAAGACCTGCAAGGCAAGCGCATTGCCACCACCTATCCGCAGTTGGTCAAGCGCTACATGGATGAGCAGGGCGTGAAGTTCAGTCACTGTCTACTCAACGGTTCGGTGGAAGTTGCGCCACGTGCCGGCCTCGCCGATGCTATCTGTGATTTGGTCTCGACCGGTGCAACTCTCGAAGCCAACGGCCTGAAAGAAGTCGAAGTGATCCTGCGCTCCAAAGCCGTGCTGATCCAGCGCCCCGGGGCATTCAGCGCCGAGAAGCAAGCCCTGATTGAGCGCCTGCTGACCCGGATGCAGGGCGTGTTGCAGGCCAAAGAATCCAAATACATCATGCTACACGCGCCGACCGACTGCCTGGAGCAAATTATCGCCCTGCTGCCGGGTGCAGAAGATCCGACGGTTCTGCCGCTGGCCGCCGACAAGCAGCGCGTTGCCGTTCATCTGGTCAGTGCCGAGAACCTGTTCTGGGAAACCATGGAGCAACTCAAAGCGCTCGGCGCCAGCTCAATCCTGGTGCTACCGATTGAGAAGATGATGGAGTGA
- a CDS encoding YchJ family metal-binding protein produces the protein MTTSTQLCPCGSKQPLSACCQPVHLDPCHAQHPEQLMRARYSAHVLGLVDFVVATYHPSCEAEQHRDAIAESVHSEWLELAVISSEIADNGEGFVEFKATYRDGDETYCLHEKSRFVREPVGERQQWYYIDGDYPNAGEPEIPAATTPASSNKVGRNDPCPCASGKKFKKCCG, from the coding sequence ATGACCACATCCACCCAACTTTGTCCTTGTGGCAGCAAACAACCGCTATCGGCTTGCTGCCAACCCGTCCATCTCGACCCGTGTCACGCACAGCACCCGGAACAACTGATGCGCGCCCGATACAGCGCTCACGTTCTGGGCCTGGTTGACTTTGTCGTTGCGACCTATCATCCGAGCTGCGAAGCTGAACAGCACCGGGACGCCATCGCAGAGTCCGTCCACAGCGAGTGGCTGGAACTGGCAGTGATCAGCAGCGAAATTGCTGACAACGGCGAGGGATTTGTCGAATTCAAAGCCACTTATCGTGACGGTGACGAGACCTATTGCCTCCATGAAAAATCCCGCTTTGTCCGCGAACCCGTCGGAGAGCGTCAGCAATGGTATTACATCGACGGTGACTACCCGAACGCTGGTGAGCCTGAGATCCCGGCCGCTACAACGCCAGCCTCGAGCAACAAGGTCGGACGCAATGATCCATGCCCGTGTGCCAGCGGTAAAAAATTCAAGAAGTGCTGCGGCTAA
- a CDS encoding EAL and HDOD domain-containing protein produces MHSYLARQPVLNRNKETVGYELLFRDGPNNCFPDVEDELATNRLLADNFFTHSAKKATGGKLAFINFPYCSLIQRTPLMFSKKSFIIEILETCEPTDELLEAIMELHQQGYLLALDDFVPSEAWNRFLPYVHFVKFDVQATPIAKAGFFIRRQRERVEHLKFLAEKVETHEEFEAAREAGFDFFQGYFFSRPEMIQRKTLTPCALTTLRLYQEISQDNVDYKTVEAIIANDVSLSYKLLRHVNNMTSSLAKPITSFRQALVYLGEERLRRFISFVATAHATERKPRSLYGLSVQRAQFCERLSKKLSPAVSGSQAFLAGLFSLLDSLLDHPIEELISQLPLSEEVKDAVIHQQGQLGALLKLSQAYDQADWEQVTELCNTLSVAESVVAELYLESLQWSSFIEKASAE; encoded by the coding sequence ATGCATTCATACCTCGCCCGACAACCTGTTCTGAACAGAAACAAAGAAACCGTTGGTTACGAATTGCTGTTTCGCGATGGTCCCAACAATTGTTTTCCCGATGTTGAAGATGAGCTGGCAACCAATCGGTTGCTCGCCGATAATTTCTTCACCCACAGTGCCAAAAAAGCCACCGGGGGCAAACTCGCGTTTATCAATTTCCCCTATTGCAGCCTGATCCAACGCACCCCGCTGATGTTCTCCAAAAAAAGTTTCATCATTGAAATTCTGGAAACCTGCGAGCCGACGGATGAGTTGTTAGAAGCCATCATGGAGCTGCATCAGCAAGGCTACCTGCTGGCACTGGATGACTTTGTGCCCAGTGAAGCCTGGAACCGCTTCCTGCCGTATGTTCATTTCGTCAAGTTTGATGTGCAGGCGACTCCCATTGCCAAAGCCGGATTTTTTATTCGTCGCCAGCGGGAGCGGGTCGAGCACCTGAAATTCCTGGCCGAAAAAGTCGAGACCCATGAGGAATTTGAGGCCGCCCGAGAAGCCGGATTCGACTTTTTCCAGGGCTATTTCTTCAGCCGGCCGGAAATGATCCAGCGAAAAACACTCACGCCCTGCGCGCTGACGACACTGCGACTGTACCAGGAAATCAGCCAGGATAACGTCGACTACAAGACGGTCGAGGCCATCATCGCCAATGATGTCTCTCTCTCTTACAAGTTACTGCGTCATGTCAACAACATGACCTCTTCGCTGGCCAAACCGATCACCTCCTTCCGGCAGGCGTTGGTTTACCTCGGCGAAGAGCGGCTGCGTCGCTTTATCAGCTTTGTCGCCACGGCGCATGCAACGGAAAGAAAGCCCCGCTCCCTGTACGGCCTTTCGGTTCAGCGGGCCCAGTTTTGCGAGCGGCTCAGTAAAAAACTATCGCCAGCCGTCTCCGGCAGCCAGGCGTTCCTGGCCGGGCTCTTTTCCCTGCTCGATTCCCTGCTCGATCACCCCATCGAAGAGCTCATTTCCCAACTGCCGCTGAGCGAAGAAGTGAAAGATGCCGTCATCCACCAGCAAGGCCAGCTCGGCGCACTGCTGAAGCTCAGCCAAGCCTATGATCAAGCCGACTGGGAGCAGGTCACTGAACTGTGTAATACCCTGTCGGTTGCTGAATCTGTCGTTGCAGAACTCTATCTGGAATCTTTACAATGGAGTTCCTTTATTGAGAAAGCATCCGCCGAATAA